In one Mycobacteriales bacterium genomic region, the following are encoded:
- a CDS encoding succinate dehydrogenase iron-sulfur subunit yields the protein MTAVTDLAPPPAVIDGHPRTIVVKVRRFDPEVDPEANWQSFEVPVEKGDRLLDALHHIKWYQDGSLTFRRSCAHGVCGSDAMRINGVNRLACKVLVKDLVRADGGEVLVEPIKGLPVLKDLVVDMEPFFEAFRSIKPFLIADDREPTRERLQSAEDRARFDDTTKCIMCAACTTSCPVFWNDESYFGPQAIVMAHRFIFDSRDTGADERLEILNEKEGVWRCRTTFNCTDACPRGIEVTKAIQEVKRALIFRRV from the coding sequence ATGACTGCCGTCACCGACCTCGCTCCGCCGCCCGCCGTGATCGACGGGCACCCGAGGACCATCGTCGTGAAGGTCCGCCGCTTCGACCCCGAGGTCGACCCGGAGGCCAACTGGCAGTCCTTCGAGGTTCCTGTCGAGAAGGGTGACCGCCTGCTCGACGCCCTGCACCACATCAAGTGGTACCAGGACGGCTCGCTGACCTTCCGCCGCTCCTGCGCGCACGGCGTCTGCGGCTCCGACGCGATGCGCATCAACGGCGTCAACCGACTGGCGTGCAAGGTGCTGGTCAAGGACCTGGTCCGCGCCGACGGCGGAGAGGTCCTGGTCGAGCCCATCAAGGGGCTGCCGGTCCTCAAGGACCTCGTCGTCGACATGGAGCCGTTCTTCGAGGCGTTCCGCTCGATCAAGCCCTTCCTCATCGCCGACGACCGCGAGCCCACCCGCGAGCGCCTGCAGAGCGCCGAGGACCGCGCGCGCTTCGACGACACCACCAAGTGCATCATGTGCGCCGCCTGCACCACGTCGTGCCCGGTCTTCTGGAACGACGAGAGCTACTTCGGCCCGCAGGCCATCGTCATGGCCCACCGCTTCATCTTCGACAGCCGCGACACCGGGGCCGACGAGCGGCTGGAGATCCTCAACGAGAAGGAGGGCGTCTGGCGCTGCCGGACGACCTTCAACTGCACCGACGCCTGCCCGCGCGGCATCGAGGTCACCAAGGCGATCCAGGAGGTCAAGCGCGCCTTGATCTTCCGCCGCGTCTGA